GAGACCGTGGTGCTGGCGCTGGTGATCCCCTGGCCGCTGGTCCACGCGATCCTGCTCGTGGTGGACGTGTACGGGATCGTCATCGTCCTCGCCCTCCAGGCGGCCTGTGTGACCCGGCCGCATCTCGTGGAGGCGGACGGTTCGCTGCGGCTGCGCTACGGCGCCCTGTTCGACCTGCGGGCGCCCGCCGCCGTGATCGCCGCCGCCCGGGTGGAGCGGCGCTTCCCGGGCGGGGGGCTCGTCCGGGTGGGCGGGGACGGGACGCTCGATCTGGCGGTGGGGAGCCAGACGACGGTGACCGTGAAGCTGACGGAGCCGGTGGAGTTCGTGCGGCCGCTCGGCCGGCGCGGGAGCGCCCGGACACTCCGCTTCCACGCCGACGACCCACGGGCGGCGGTCGCGGCGCTCACGAAGGGCGCCCAGGACACGGAGGACCGTACGGCGCCCTCCCCGCTCACGCCGGAGCGGACACCACCGTCTCCCCTCACGCCGGAGCGAACAGCACCGTCTTCGACGCCGGGCCCGCCCGGGTGAGCCGGACCCGCAGCCGCTCCCCCAGCGGCAGTGGGTCCGTGCCTCCCTCGATCCGGCCGACGACCGCCGGGTCCCGGAGGTGGACCGTGCCGACGGCCGGGTCGCGGTCCTGGACGTCGACGACGTACGCGTCGAAGAGCTCGCCCACGCGCCCCTCCAGCAACGCCGCCTCGACCAGGTCGACGCAGGCCCGCTCCACGGTGCCCGCGCGGCGGGTCCCCTCGGCCATCTCCTTCGGGAGGGCGGGGAGCGCCTCCCGTACCCACTCGGGTGGTTCCGTCCCGGCGGTCGCGGCCAGGCAGAGTTCGGACGCGTACCGGTCGACGAGGCGGCGCAGCGGTGCGGTGCAGTGCGTGTAGAGGTCGGCGACCGCCGCGTGCACGGCGGGGTCGGGGAGTTCGCCGTCGTCGAAGGCGGTGTAGCCCGCGCCGCGCAGCAGGGTGGTGCACTCCTGGAGAAACGCCGCGTGGTTGCTCCGCGCCGGGTCGAGCGAGCGGACGACCTCGGCGTACGGGACGTGGTGCGGCCAGTCGACGCGCAGGGCGTGGGCGGAGCGCCGCAGCCGGGCGACGGCTCCGTCCGGGGCGATCGGCAGGGTGCGCAGGATGCCGGTGCCCGTGTCGGCCATGAGGCGGGCGGCGGCCATGCCGGTGAGCAGGGAGATCTGGGCGTTCCAGCCCTCGGCGGGAAGCGTGGCGCGGTGGGCGAGGCCGTAGGAGCCGTCCCGTTGGACGATCTCCTGTTCGGGGACGTTCAGCGAGATGCCGCCCCTGGCCCGTTCCTGTTTCTCGCGCAGCCGCCCGATGTCCCGGAGCAGGGTGAGGGGTTCCTCGGCCGTGCCCGCGTCGATCCTGTGCTGGACGCCGGCGTAGTCGAGCTTCGCGCGGCTGCGGACCAGGGCCCGGGTCACGTCGGCGTGGACGGCCCGCCCGTCGCCGTCCAGGTCGATCCGCCACAGCGCGGCCGGGCGGGTCTCGCCGGGGAGGAGGCTGGCGGCTCCCTCGGAGAGGACCGGCGGGTGGAGGGGGATGCGGTCGTCGGGGAAGTAGAGGGTGGTGACCCGGCGGTGGGCCTCGGCGTCGAGCGCGCCGCCCGGCCGGACGTACGCGGCGACGTCCGCGATGGCGTAGTGCACCCGGAAGCCGTGCCGACGGCGCTCCAGGTGCATCGCCTGGTCGAGGTCCGTGGAGGCGGGCGGGTCGATGGTGAGGAAGGGCAGGTCCGTGGCGTCCTCGTGGGCCGACAGGTCCGGGGCCCGCGCCGCCTCGGCCGCCTCCGCGAGCACCTCGGGCGGGAAGGCGCCGGGCAGGCCGAGCTCGGTGCGCAGCGCCCGCAGGGCGGTCCCGAGCGAGCAGTCGGCTGCACCGGTCATACGCAGGTGGCGGCGGGGCATGGCCCGAGCGTAGGCCGGGCGGTGGCGGGCGGCATCCGGGGCGCACGCGGGCCCGCGCGCACGGGGGCGCGGGCCGTCACCGTACGAGGGGCGCGGCCGTCACCGTACGGGGACCGCCTCCCTGTCCCCGTACCCTTGCCGGGGACCCGGAGAGCCCGCACGCCGACCGGTCCGCGCTTGCGCCGTACGTACGAAGGAGAACCGCCGTGCTCGTGCTGTTGCCGCCCTCCGAAGGAAAGGCCGCCTCGGGGCGCGGGGCTTCGCTGAAGCCGGAGTCGCTGTCGCTGCCGGGGCTCGCTCCGGCCCGAGCGGCGGTACTGGACGAGCTGGTCGAGCTGTGCCAGGCGGACGAGGAGAAGGCCCGTGAGGTGCTGGGCCTGAGCGTGGGGCTCGCGGGCGAGGTAGGCAAG
The nucleotide sequence above comes from Streptomyces sp. NBC_01116. Encoded proteins:
- a CDS encoding RNB domain-containing ribonuclease, whose amino-acid sequence is MPRRHLRMTGAADCSLGTALRALRTELGLPGAFPPEVLAEAAEAARAPDLSAHEDATDLPFLTIDPPASTDLDQAMHLERRRHGFRVHYAIADVAAYVRPGGALDAEAHRRVTTLYFPDDRIPLHPPVLSEGAASLLPGETRPAALWRIDLDGDGRAVHADVTRALVRSRAKLDYAGVQHRIDAGTAEEPLTLLRDIGRLREKQERARGGISLNVPEQEIVQRDGSYGLAHRATLPAEGWNAQISLLTGMAAARLMADTGTGILRTLPIAPDGAVARLRRSAHALRVDWPHHVPYAEVVRSLDPARSNHAAFLQECTTLLRGAGYTAFDDGELPDPAVHAAVADLYTHCTAPLRRLVDRYASELCLAATAGTEPPEWVREALPALPKEMAEGTRRAGTVERACVDLVEAALLEGRVGELFDAYVVDVQDRDPAVGTVHLRDPAVVGRIEGGTDPLPLGERLRVRLTRAGPASKTVLFAPA